The proteins below are encoded in one region of Pelagibacterium flavum:
- a CDS encoding GFA family protein, protein MSEQADIPVYEGSCQCGAVRFTARTRLEAPFQCNCSRCRRLNAVMHSVPGDDFVLLGGSEALKTYKFNSHTIAHQFCTQCGIQPFAAGSDGQGNTIHVINVHCLNEPRYDRNAISHFNGADF, encoded by the coding sequence GTGAGCGAGCAGGCCGATATTCCCGTTTACGAAGGCAGTTGTCAGTGCGGCGCGGTGCGATTTACGGCCCGCACGCGGCTCGAGGCGCCTTTTCAGTGCAATTGTTCGCGCTGCCGCCGGCTCAATGCGGTGATGCATTCAGTGCCGGGGGATGATTTCGTCCTGCTCGGCGGCAGCGAGGCTCTCAAGACATACAAGTTCAATTCCCACACCATCGCCCACCAGTTCTGCACCCAATGCGGCATCCAGCCGTTTGCCGCAGGCAGTGACGGACAGGGCAACACCATCCATGTCATAAACGTGCACTGCCTGAACGAGCCGCGCTATGACAGGAACGCGATAAGCCATTTCAACGGCGCCGATTTCTGA
- a CDS encoding ribonuclease D gives MSVRLHKGDLPDLSRYTGRQVAIDTETMGLNPARDRLCVVQLSPGDGTADVVQILPGQTEAPNLAALLADETKTKLFHFARFDMAALFAAFGVMTTPVYCTKIASKLVRTYTDRHGLKDLSRELLGVDMSKQQQSSDWGAETLSQAQLDYAASDVLYLHDLRRHLDRMLAREGRTEMARACFEFLPTRAHLDLAGWPETDIFAHS, from the coding sequence ATGAGCGTTCGACTGCACAAGGGCGATCTGCCCGACCTTTCCCGCTACACCGGACGGCAGGTGGCCATCGATACCGAGACCATGGGCCTTAATCCGGCACGCGACCGGTTGTGCGTCGTGCAGCTTTCGCCCGGCGACGGCACGGCCGATGTGGTCCAGATTCTTCCCGGACAAACCGAAGCGCCCAACCTTGCTGCGCTTCTGGCCGACGAGACCAAGACAAAGCTCTTTCATTTCGCCCGCTTCGACATGGCGGCGCTTTTTGCCGCGTTCGGGGTGATGACCACGCCGGTCTATTGCACCAAGATCGCTTCGAAACTGGTGCGGACCTATACCGACCGGCATGGGCTGAAAGATCTCTCGCGCGAACTTCTGGGCGTCGATATGAGCAAGCAGCAGCAATCGTCTGACTGGGGGGCGGAAACGCTGAGCCAGGCCCAGCTCGATTATGCGGCCTCCGACGTGCTCTATCTGCACGACCTGCGCCGGCATCTCGACCGCATGCTGGCCCGCGAAGGGCGGACCGAGATGGCCAGGGCCTGTTTCGAGTTCCTGCCCACCCGCGCCCACCTCGATCTCGCCGGCTGGCCCGAGACCGACATCTTCGCCCACAGCTAG
- a CDS encoding LptA/OstA family protein, with the protein MMRLRVLIACFALVAGPALAQSTASDPAGFGGLAEEADEQVNVTADSLEVLENESTALFTGNVVITQGTMQLEAPQVKTLYGEGGPSDLESFSASGGRVKMVFDEQTVEADTADYDFGDRVLVFAGSVVVVNASGTVNADRLVIDTRAGTSSFSSAGGGGRVTSTFTPGG; encoded by the coding sequence ATGATGCGCCTTAGAGTGCTGATCGCATGTTTTGCCCTTGTTGCCGGGCCGGCCCTGGCCCAGAGCACGGCCAGCGATCCGGCCGGGTTCGGAGGGCTGGCCGAGGAGGCCGACGAGCAGGTCAACGTGACCGCCGACAGTCTCGAAGTGCTCGAAAACGAGAGCACGGCGCTTTTTACCGGCAATGTCGTGATCACCCAGGGCACGATGCAACTTGAAGCGCCGCAGGTCAAAACCCTTTACGGAGAGGGCGGACCGTCGGACCTGGAAAGCTTTTCGGCTTCCGGCGGACGGGTGAAAATGGTGTTCGACGAGCAGACCGTGGAAGCGGACACCGCCGACTATGATTTTGGCGACCGGGTTCTGGTGTTTGCCGGCTCGGTTGTGGTGGTCAACGCGAGCGGCACCGTCAACGCCGATCGGCTGGTGATCGATACGCGGGCCGGCACCTCCTCGTTCAGCTCTGCGGGCGGCGGCGGGCGCGTGACCAGCACGTTTACGCCGGGGGGCTGA
- the lptB gene encoding LPS export ABC transporter ATP-binding protein codes for MMAEIDQTGWLVAHGLAKSFGKRAVVRDVSIAVRRGEAVGLLGPNGAGKTTVFTMIMGLVRPDGGEVLLDGLPITHLPLYQRGRLGIGYLPQEASIFRGLSVKDNVLAVLEGHIKNKKERNARLDELLDEFSVSHLRDADALALSGGERRRVEIARALAADPKFMLLDEPFAGVDPIAVADIQGLVRQLTQRGIGVLITDHQVRETFGLVDRAYLIHGGKVMIQGRPETIMADPDARRVYLGESFKL; via the coding sequence CTGATGGCCGAAATCGACCAGACCGGCTGGCTCGTCGCCCACGGTCTTGCCAAGAGTTTTGGAAAGCGCGCGGTTGTGCGCGACGTTTCGATCGCGGTGCGGCGCGGCGAGGCGGTGGGCCTGCTCGGGCCGAACGGGGCGGGCAAGACCACGGTTTTCACCATGATCATGGGGCTGGTGCGGCCCGATGGCGGGGAAGTGCTGCTCGATGGGCTGCCCATTACCCATCTGCCGCTTTATCAGCGCGGACGGCTGGGCATCGGCTACCTGCCGCAAGAGGCCTCGATCTTTCGCGGCCTCTCGGTCAAGGACAACGTGCTGGCCGTGCTCGAGGGGCACATCAAGAACAAGAAAGAGCGCAACGCGCGGCTCGACGAATTGCTCGACGAGTTCTCTGTCTCCCATTTGCGCGATGCGGACGCCCTGGCGCTGTCGGGCGGCGAGCGGCGGCGGGTGGAAATTGCCCGTGCGCTGGCGGCGGACCCCAAATTCATGCTGCTCGACGAGCCGTTTGCCGGGGTCGATCCGATCGCCGTGGCCGATATCCAGGGGCTGGTGCGCCAGCTGACCCAGCGCGGCATCGGGGTGCTGATCACCGACCATCAGGTTCGCGAAACCTTCGGGCTGGTGGACCGGGCCTATCTGATCCACGGAGGCAAGGTGATGATCCAGGGGCGGCCGGAAACCATCATGGCCGACCCCGACGCAAGACGGGTTTATCTGGGCGAGAGCTTCAAACTTTAG
- the rpoN gene encoding RNA polymerase factor sigma-54 yields the protein MALSPRLDVRQTQSLTLTPQLMASIRLLQLSHLELSAFVDAELMRNPLLESTDAPDGDTPMERERAEEIDPYRDVVDHSDHLGSAMTIADSLDTDVSNVFPEQSGQDSLSQSSSWPEGKGGALGGEAPDIDQYVSAQISLADHLAEQVNLILKDPAERLIARSLVDNLDERGYLMAEIGQIAEQLGAEAATVEAVLSKVQGCEPLGVFARSLAECLAIQLADKDRLDPMMAGLLAHLDLVASHDLALLGKKIGADREDILDMLAELRELDPRPGRAFDFSPVQSVVPDVFVRRGNDGGWQVELNSEVLPRVLVNRVYYASISKKTRDAEEKTFLVDCLNTANWLTKSLDQRAQTILKVATEIAKQQDGFLRHGISHLRPMTLKAVASEIEMHESTVSRVTANKYIATPRGLFEMKYFFTTALNSSSGGDDHSAEAVRHRIRQLIEAERPEAILSDDTIAEMLKNEQGIDVARRTVAKYREGMGIASSVIRRRQKKAQMA from the coding sequence ATGGCGCTTTCGCCACGGCTGGATGTCCGGCAAACCCAGTCCTTGACACTGACGCCGCAATTGATGGCGTCGATCCGGCTTTTGCAGCTGAGCCATCTCGAGCTCAGCGCATTTGTCGATGCCGAACTGATGCGCAATCCCCTGCTCGAAAGCACCGACGCGCCCGATGGCGATACGCCCATGGAGCGCGAGCGGGCCGAGGAAATCGACCCCTATCGCGACGTGGTCGACCATTCCGACCATCTGGGCAGCGCAATGACGATTGCCGACAGCCTCGATACCGACGTGTCCAACGTCTTTCCCGAACAATCGGGGCAGGATTCGCTGAGCCAATCGAGCTCGTGGCCCGAGGGCAAGGGCGGCGCGCTGGGGGGCGAGGCGCCCGATATCGATCAGTATGTTTCCGCCCAGATCTCGCTTGCCGACCATCTGGCCGAACAGGTCAATCTGATCCTCAAGGACCCCGCGGAGCGGCTGATCGCGCGCAGCCTTGTCGATAATCTCGACGAGCGCGGCTATCTGATGGCCGAGATCGGCCAGATCGCCGAGCAGCTGGGGGCAGAAGCGGCGACCGTCGAAGCGGTACTGAGCAAGGTGCAGGGGTGCGAGCCGCTTGGGGTTTTCGCCCGCTCGCTTGCCGAATGTCTTGCGATCCAATTGGCCGACAAGGACAGGCTGGACCCCATGATGGCCGGGCTGCTCGCCCATCTCGACCTGGTGGCCAGCCACGATCTGGCGCTTCTGGGCAAAAAGATCGGCGCGGACCGCGAGGACATCCTCGACATGCTGGCCGAATTGCGCGAACTCGACCCGCGGCCGGGCCGAGCCTTCGATTTTTCCCCGGTGCAATCGGTGGTGCCCGATGTGTTTGTCAGACGCGGCAATGACGGGGGTTGGCAGGTCGAGCTCAATTCCGAGGTTCTGCCCCGGGTTCTGGTCAACCGGGTTTATTATGCCTCGATTTCGAAAAAGACCCGCGATGCGGAGGAAAAGACCTTTCTTGTCGATTGCCTCAATACGGCGAACTGGCTGACCAAGAGCCTCGACCAGCGCGCCCAGACGATTCTGAAAGTGGCGACCGAGATCGCCAAGCAGCAGGACGGATTTCTGCGGCACGGGATTTCCCATCTGCGGCCCATGACGCTCAAGGCCGTGGCGAGCGAGATCGAGATGCACGAATCGACAGTGTCGCGCGTGACGGCGAACAAGTACATCGCCACGCCGCGCGGGCTGTTCGAGATGAAATATTTCTTCACCACCGCGCTCAATTCCTCTTCGGGCGGCGACGACCATTCGGCTGAGGCCGTGCGCCACCGCATTCGCCAGTTGATCGAAGCGGAACGGCCCGAGGCGATCCTTTCGGACGATACGATTGCCGAAATGCTCAAGAACGAGCAGGGAATCGACGTGGCGCGACGCACCGTGGCCAAATACCGCGAGGGCATGGGCATCGCCTCCTCGGTGATCCGGCGGCGCCAGAAGAAAGCGCAAATGGCGTAA
- the fabA gene encoding 3-hydroxyacyl-[acyl-carrier-protein] dehydratase FabA produces MAERAHSYDYDQLLACGRGELFGPGNAQLPLPPMLMFDRITRIDDDGGPHGKGQVRAELDVTPDLWFFACHFHGDPVMPGCLGLDALWQMTGFFLGWGGSPGRGRALAGEIKFTGQVTNDVKLVEYGIDIKRVMRSRLTLGIADGYVKADGKTIYEAKDLRVGLFTDMGAL; encoded by the coding sequence ATGGCAGAGCGCGCCCATTCTTACGATTACGACCAGTTGCTGGCCTGTGGGCGCGGTGAGCTTTTTGGACCGGGGAATGCGCAATTGCCGCTCCCGCCCATGCTCATGTTCGACCGCATCACGCGGATCGATGATGATGGCGGCCCCCATGGCAAGGGACAGGTGCGCGCCGAACTCGACGTCACGCCCGATCTTTGGTTCTTTGCCTGCCATTTCCACGGCGACCCCGTGATGCCCGGTTGCCTGGGGCTCGATGCGCTGTGGCAGATGACCGGATTTTTTCTCGGCTGGGGCGGATCGCCCGGGCGCGGTCGCGCGTTGGCGGGAGAGATCAAATTCACCGGCCAGGTTACAAATGACGTGAAACTGGTTGAATATGGTATCGACATCAAGCGCGTCATGCGCTCGAGACTGACGCTGGGAATTGCCGACGGCTATGTGAAAGCCGACGGAAAAACCATATATGAGGCCAAGGATTTGCGGGTCGGCCTTTTTACGGACATGGGCGCCCTGTAA
- the fabB gene encoding beta-ketoacyl-ACP synthase I: protein MKRVVVTGMGIVSSIGNTLDEVLDSLKNARPGISRASDYVDLGFRCQVHGAPTLDPFEVLDRRTTRFMAKGAAWNYIAMQQAIEMAGLEEKDVKNPRTGIVMGSGGPSTRAVVEAADITREKKSPKRIGPLAVPKAMSSTASATLATAYGILGVNYSISSACATSKHCIGNAYEQIQLGKQDIVFAGGHEDLDWSMSNLFDAMGAMSSDFNDTPEKASRAYDANRDGFVIAGGAGVLVLEEYEHAKARGANIIAELIGYGATSDGYDMVAPSGEGAVRCMRLALETVKAPIDYINPHATSTPVGDRKEIEALREVFGNEDKCPPLSATKSLTGHSLGATGVQECIYSLLMMQNRFICESANIETLDPDFADMPILRQRRDNVDLGVVLSNSFGFGGTNATLVFKHPEA from the coding sequence ATGAAGCGCGTTGTGGTCACCGGCATGGGGATCGTCTCCTCGATCGGAAACACTCTCGACGAGGTGCTCGACAGCCTTAAAAACGCGCGTCCGGGGATTTCCCGGGCGTCCGATTATGTCGATCTGGGCTTTCGCTGCCAGGTGCATGGCGCGCCCACGCTCGACCCGTTTGAAGTGCTCGACCGGCGCACCACGCGCTTTATGGCCAAGGGTGCCGCCTGGAACTATATCGCCATGCAGCAGGCCATCGAAATGGCCGGGCTCGAGGAAAAAGACGTCAAGAACCCGCGCACGGGTATTGTTATGGGATCGGGCGGGCCTTCGACACGCGCAGTGGTTGAAGCTGCCGACATCACCCGCGAAAAAAAGAGCCCCAAGCGCATCGGCCCGCTCGCCGTGCCCAAGGCGATGAGTTCGACCGCTTCGGCAACGCTGGCCACCGCCTATGGCATTCTTGGGGTCAATTATTCGATCTCTTCGGCCTGCGCGACGTCGAAACACTGCATCGGGAACGCGTACGAACAGATCCAGCTGGGCAAGCAGGATATCGTTTTTGCCGGCGGCCACGAGGATCTCGACTGGTCCATGTCGAACCTGTTCGACGCCATGGGCGCCATGAGCTCGGATTTCAACGATACGCCCGAAAAGGCATCGCGCGCCTATGACGCAAATCGCGACGGGTTCGTGATTGCAGGGGGCGCCGGGGTTCTGGTGCTCGAGGAATACGAACACGCCAAGGCGCGCGGCGCCAATATCATTGCCGAACTGATCGGCTATGGCGCGACCTCGGACGGCTACGACATGGTGGCCCCTTCGGGCGAGGGCGCGGTGCGCTGCATGCGGTTGGCGCTTGAAACGGTCAAGGCGCCCATCGACTATATCAACCCGCACGCCACTTCGACCCCGGTGGGTGACCGCAAGGAAATCGAGGCGCTGCGCGAAGTGTTCGGCAATGAGGACAAGTGCCCGCCGCTGTCGGCCACCAAGTCGCTGACCGGGCATTCGCTGGGCGCGACGGGCGTGCAGGAATGCATCTATTCGCTTCTGATGATGCAGAACCGCTTTATCTGCGAGAGCGCCAATATCGAAACCCTCGATCCCGATTTTGCCGACATGCCGATCCTGCGCCAGCGTCGCGACAATGTGGATCTGGGCGTCGTGCTGTCTAACAGTTTCGGGTTTGGCGGAACCAACGCAACGCTGGTGTTCAAGCATCCCGAGGCCTGA
- a CDS encoding HesA/MoeB/ThiF family protein yields MVLTPAQSARYARHIVLKDMGGAGQQRLSAANVVIVGAGGLGVPVIAYLAGAGIGKLTIIDPDSVSLSNLSRQVIYSDADLDTPKAQAAARFAARLNPEIAPSAQVESLTPDNAKDLLAGADLVVEGTDSFAAKRAVAAVCADLKIPLVTGALGPFDGSITVLAPFLKREDGTHWPDFASLYPVDPTPEDSPPCELVGVLNVLPGIVGTMMANEAIKYLAGFGEPLLGKLLIYSARTGESRIMSYR; encoded by the coding sequence GTGGTTTTAACGCCCGCTCAGTCGGCCCGCTACGCCCGCCATATCGTGCTCAAGGATATGGGCGGCGCCGGTCAGCAAAGGCTCAGCGCGGCCAATGTGGTGATTGTCGGTGCCGGCGGGTTGGGCGTGCCGGTGATCGCCTATCTTGCCGGAGCCGGGATCGGAAAGCTCACCATCATCGACCCCGATAGCGTGTCGCTCTCCAATCTTTCCCGGCAGGTGATCTATTCGGACGCCGATCTGGACACGCCCAAAGCTCAGGCGGCCGCACGGTTCGCCGCACGACTCAATCCCGAGATCGCGCCGTCGGCCCAGGTTGAGAGCCTCACGCCGGACAATGCAAAAGATCTTCTGGCTGGCGCCGATCTGGTTGTGGAAGGCACTGACAGCTTCGCCGCCAAGCGCGCGGTGGCCGCGGTCTGCGCGGATCTGAAGATCCCCCTCGTCACCGGCGCTCTTGGCCCCTTCGACGGCTCGATCACTGTCCTGGCGCCGTTCCTCAAGCGCGAAGACGGCACCCATTGGCCAGATTTCGCTTCCCTCTATCCGGTCGATCCCACCCCCGAGGACAGCCCGCCCTGCGAGCTTGTCGGTGTTCTCAACGTTCTCCCCGGAATCGTGGGCACCATGATGGCCAACGAGGCCATCAAATACCTCGCCGGTTTCGGCGAACCGCTTCTGGGAAAGCTTCTGATCTACTCCGCCCGCACCGGCGAGAGCCGGATCATGAGTTACAGATAG
- a CDS encoding DUF2259 domain-containing protein, whose translation MRTAFSVRKRDHLKWLGLALAFAAAVPAFAGDSAQFDAIGYSQDGRYFAFEQFGIQDGSGFAYAEIFLIDLSIDSFVGGAPFDVRIDTEMAPVADARAQAHAEAAKALAELGISRPAVPLALRGDGELGDDGLSISYGIPSYGLAEISGEYTLNLEIFKAPSSQDCEFFEGTPMGVAVMRQADGITQEIYRDTSVPASRHCVITYKFYGIFNPFDSWDNASSVAVLSVWSHGFEGPDRRFIALPVGDVQ comes from the coding sequence ATGCGAACCGCTTTTTCGGTTCGGAAGCGCGACCACCTTAAATGGCTTGGCCTTGCCCTCGCTTTCGCAGCGGCCGTACCCGCTTTCGCTGGTGACAGCGCCCAGTTCGATGCCATCGGCTATTCCCAAGACGGGCGATACTTCGCCTTCGAGCAGTTCGGCATTCAGGATGGCTCGGGCTTTGCTTATGCGGAAATTTTCCTGATCGATCTTTCCATCGACAGTTTCGTGGGCGGCGCGCCGTTCGATGTCCGTATCGATACCGAAATGGCCCCGGTCGCCGACGCCCGCGCCCAGGCGCATGCGGAGGCGGCAAAGGCCCTTGCCGAACTCGGCATCTCCCGTCCCGCTGTTCCCCTGGCCCTGCGCGGCGACGGCGAGTTGGGCGATGATGGGCTGTCGATTTCTTACGGCATTCCCAGCTATGGCCTTGCCGAAATCTCGGGCGAATACACGCTGAACCTCGAAATCTTCAAGGCGCCATCATCCCAGGATTGCGAATTCTTCGAAGGCACCCCGATGGGCGTCGCGGTGATGCGGCAGGCCGACGGCATCACCCAAGAGATTTATCGCGACACAAGCGTGCCCGCTTCACGCCACTGCGTCATCACCTATAAATTCTACGGAATCTTCAACCCGTTCGACTCCTGGGACAATGCATCTTCCGTTGCCGTGCTTTCCGTCTGGTCGCACGGGTTCGAAGGGCCTGACCGGCGCTTCATCGCGTTGCCGGTTGGGGATGTTCAATAA
- the dut gene encoding dUTP diphosphatase, with product MTVRFKWLEHGRGLPLPMRQSTAASGYDLAAAVAQDETLVIAPGAFALVPCGFALALPVGYEAQIRPRSGLAARLGVTVLNAPGTVDADYRGEVKAILVNHGPDPFDIRRGDRIAQMVIAAVPDIALLEVDELEETERGTGGFGSTGT from the coding sequence ATGACAGTCAGGTTCAAATGGCTTGAGCATGGGCGGGGCCTGCCCCTGCCCATGCGCCAGAGCACGGCGGCATCGGGCTATGATCTTGCAGCCGCGGTGGCCCAGGACGAGACCCTTGTCATTGCCCCCGGCGCCTTTGCGCTGGTGCCCTGCGGTTTCGCGCTGGCCCTGCCGGTCGGTTACGAGGCCCAGATCCGGCCGCGCTCTGGTCTTGCCGCCCGGCTCGGTGTTACCGTGCTCAATGCGCCCGGTACGGTCGACGCCGATTACCGCGGGGAGGTCAAGGCCATCCTCGTCAATCATGGCCCTGATCCGTTCGATATACGGCGTGGCGACAGGATCGCCCAGATGGTGATTGCCGCCGTGCCCGATATCGCGCTTTTGGAAGTGGACGAACTCGAGGAGACCGAACGTGGCACTGGTGGATTTGGCTCGACGGGGACCTAG